TTTAAAAGAAGTTGAGCTTCTACAAGCGTAGAAAGGACGCCAGTGCTAGAGTTGTCAACACGCAATAAACCGGTCCCTTTACCCAAAGCGGCAACAGTCAATGGACTGCGATCGCTCCCCTTCGGAACCGCAGGCAATTTTATCCGCATCGGGAAGTTGCTCTGTGCGTATATGTTACCTCTTTGGGTAAAATAATGGCGGTGATTGGCGCGCAGGGTGTGGAGGTGTCGCTCGTTCAGGAAACAAAATGCATAATCGGGTGTTGTTCAAAGATCTAGAAGGCGAACAGGATGGCTACGACGAATGCGGTAATCGTTCCTGGCAGATGGTTGCACTGGAAAACAGATGCGGGTGCTGCTGCACCTTCGTATGCCGACAATTGTGCGGTAGTTGATGTGCCGTGTTTTAGTTGAGTGTAGATCGATGAAGTAGTCTGATGTGAGATGGAGCCCTTTGGCTGATTAGTGGTGGAACGAGCATTGTTGCTACTGGTTATTACTGTGCCGGTAATTGGACTGGATGGCTTGGCGTACGATGCAGCATCGTTTTCTTGGCTGGTGGTCGTTGTGGTGGCTCTGTCTTCGTTTGAAGTGAATTTAGCGGAAGCGGTTTCGTTTGGCTTTTCAGATGTGTTGAGATGGCTAGCTGTAGAAGATGTTTTTCCGGGGTTGACAATAGTTGCGGCGTTGGCACTGGTGAAGATGGCGGAAAAGGCAGAATCATCGTTTTCTGGCAAAATAGTGGTTATAGAGGAAGACGAAGTAGTTTGGACTGCAGGGTTAGTTTTGAGAGAAGACATAGTTACGTCACTGGTCCGTGTTGTGGCGCCGCTCAGAGTGCTACAAGAAGTGGTAATAGTGTTGGTCACCAGCGTCTTTTCCGTGGTGGTGGCAGAGGATATGGCTGGACTACTGTTCGTACTGCAGGAAGCTGTAAGGGTGTTGGTGACTAGCTTGTTTTCGGTAGTTGTGACGGTGGAAACCGTGAAATCGATGTTCGTACCAGTAGAGTGTGGTGCGCTTGAATAAGCGCTCTTAGAGGTGCCTGTAGCCGTTGTGATATTAGGAGTAGAAGCACTGGTAGTACTTGAGCCATCCACAGACGCTGTCGCGGAAGAAGATTTGTATCTGTCGGCGTTTTTAGCGGCATCGGTGGAAATGGCACTAGATGAGCTGGCAGCGTCGTCTGTAGAAGCCAACTTTGTTGTGACAATTGAGCTCCTAGAGGTGTCAGCAGCAGAGGCCAAGGTCGTAGTAGCATCTGCGGTGCCCGTTGAAGTGTCGGTGCTTGAATTTTCTGTGGTAGCAGAGGCAACTTCGAAGATGCTAGACGAATTTACTGCATCGCCTGAGGCTGAGGCTGAGGTTGAAGAGGAAGTTGCGGAGGAGGGTGTAGGTATGGTTGCGTATTCGGCGGCATATGACACTCTGGAGGCCAACTCCGGGGCATTTTCTGAATGGGTGCCGCTGGAAATGACATTGCTGGCCGAGCTTGAAGCGGAAGTGGTCACCGAAGTGAGGGCCTCCGAAGAAGCTCCAGATCTAACGGCAGCCTCAGACGCTTTGGTTGCGCCGGTAACCAGGCTGGCAGAATCGATAGCCAAACCAGCACCTACAATGGTGCCATGAGTGGTAGCGGTGGAGTCCAAGGAAGTGTGTGAGGAACGTGAAGCAGGAGCGGCGGCATCCTCTGAGGATGCTTCAGATCTGGTCGCGTATTGAGCAGCATTTGTAGCACTGGTAATTGAGCTTACGGGCTCGGAAGCCGAGGTTGTGGTCTTCTTAGAAGAGCTGGTAATGGTGGCATCAATAGTCAAAGACGAAGATGACGCGGACATAGAGGCGGTGCTCCCAGCAGAAGATCTGGTTGTGTTGGCAAACCTGACAGAATTGGCCGAACTGGAGGTCAAGCCGCTAGAACTCGTAGGGGAAGTAGTGCTCGATAATGCAGCAACCGTGGAGGAAGCACTCGAGGAAGCACTGCTTGAGGAAGCTGCGACTGTGGAGATGGCGCTCGACAAAGCACTGCTGGAGGAAGCGGCGACTGTGGAGGAAGCACTCGATGAAGCACTGCTGGAGGAAGCGGCGACTGTGGAGGAAGCACTCGATGAAGCACTGCTGGAGGAAGCGGCGACTGTGGAGGAAGCACTCGATGAAGCACTGCTGGAGGAAGCGGCGACTGTGGAGGAAGCACTCGATGAAGCACTGCTGGAGGAAGCGGCGACTGTGGAGGAAGCACTCGATGAAGCACTGCTGGAGGAAGCGGCGACTGTGGAGGAAGCACTCGATGAAGCACTGCTGGAGGAAGCTGTGACTGTGGAGATGGCGCTCGACGAAGCACTGCTGGAGGCGGTACTCGACAAGGCAATACCGGAAGAAGTAGCATCAGAGGGGGCGCTGGCGCTTGTCAAGGAACTTAAAGCAGACAAGGACTTGGAGGAGCTAGTTGCTCTTGCGCTACTGGTAAACGCCGCAGAGGAGGACGCAATGGCAGTCTTGGCAGGGTTTATGCTAGTTGCTTTCGAAGAGCCACTAATCTCGGAGGATATCAACATTGTATATCCCTGCGCTACAGTGGGCACGCTACTGAACGAGGTCGCAGAGATTTTAGATGACGCAGCGGGAGTggacgaagaagaggaCGTGGACGAGGACAACGACGAGGACGAGGATATAGTACTTATAAGCGGTTCCACTTCCTCGGCAAACTCACCCAAGTAATTTCCGGGAGGGTTGTAGGAGCAGATCACATAGTTGTTCCATGTGGTGCCGCAATACTTGTAGCCACACCCAATCTGGGTGCTGGACTTCCAAACGACCTGGGTAAAGTGGCCCGTGGAGGAAGAAAACCCAGGATCCGAATAGTTGTACTTGCTTATCTCCCCATACCAGGCATCCACGGCTCCCGTGTCTGTGTAACCCAGTGCAAGGTTCTCACCGTATGGACCATCGGAATGCGTCAAGATGCCCGAGCAATCGTACTGGTCGGCGTAGTTCTGCGCGTACGTGGCCAGGGTGTCCGACCAGGTCAGCGGCACCGTGTCAACGTGCAGCGCCCTGAACTTGTTATGTTCGTTCAGGACGTCGGTCTCGAAGTTGGGGAACGTGGCTTGAGCCTTGGCAGCCATCAGACAGCCCAAGAGAACCGATATTGGAAACTTCAGCATtggtttttgttttgaattGTTCGGCGTTGCGGGGTGAAGCAATTGTAGTTTTTGCCGGTGCTGATGTTGTAATTACCTAAAGAAGCAAGAAGTAAAGGAACACCAAGTATAGAACTTGTTTTAGAGAATTCTCCAGCCCAATTGAAACATTAGATGTTTCATCGAACCTATATAGCAATTGCAACACTCCGTTGCTGGGTTCCACCTTGATTGCCagttttgttgttgaactACGCACACAGAAACCGCGATATACGAAAAACAAACATAAGAGGCAAGCACACACAGCTAGTGCGTAGCTTCGCCAGCTCCATTGCTGTGGTACCTTCATCCCTCGGATAATCTACCATTTGGCGCTTAGCCAAAACGGGTACAATTAATCCTCGAGCAAACAGGGATAAGTAAACGAAACGACCTGCATGGCGGCAACTCTAAACACCCAGCCGTCCAGCAGAGAAACCAGCCATgtgcaaaaaaaagcagaacaGCCGCCGGAGGCAGCAGGGAAGTCCCCGTTGTCTCGGCCGAGCGTGCCAACAATAGCGACGCGTTTGTCCCAACGTTGGGTTTTTCACGTACCTGAACGTGGACTTAACTCAACATAACGGACCCTCCCAATCAGCGACACGCCCCTTCTTTTGCTCCTGTTTTCCTCATTGGGACACACCAGAGCACAGAACAGGACCCTAGTGCATCGAAATGACGAGATTCGTAGGATGCCGCTGCGCCCTATGCTCCCGCCGATTTAGTAATCGGAAAAGTTACAGTGTAAAGCCGCAGGGGAGGCCCTGCTCCTAGACGAGGGAAAGCAATTAGTAGATACATGCCAGGGATAGTGTTCAGGGGTTGAGCACACGTTTATGGCAATGTGGTTCAGGAAATCGTTCCTTGCCACTGTACGACCTGAGCTTTACTCAACGAAAAACACCAATAAAGTGCATATGGTTGCCGCATGCATATGATAGTTGCTTTTCCCTGACCGGAGAACAATCGGCCATATAAGCGCGTATTGTATATTAGTTCTGCGTGATTGCGTATATAgtttgcttttttcaatcgTAGAGAGCGATGTTAGAACGGATGATTACCCGTTTCTCCTGATTTtgctcattttttttttctttttcttggtaaGCGTGAAAACTGATCTGAATAATGAATGTATGTTTAGTATGGAGAGAATAAACACGCGAGGTAGTTGAAAGCTCTAATCTTGGCTTGGCCCGAAACAAAGAGAACTCGATAACCGTACTCCCCCACCCTCTTTCATGTACAAGCTACAAGTGGTCTTGGTGCCTCCGAGTCTTCAGGCGACGACGCCAATACAGTTTGGTTACGGACCCACCATCGCCGAGTCTTCTCAATTGCTGCCCAATAGAACTAGCATTGCGCAAAGCGCTGGGGACGCCTCTCTGCAGTATGCCAACTTGAGATCTGCCAACGCGAGTTTCTCCCCAAACTATTTTAATCAGCCAAGATACAAGaagtttcttctgtttACCAAACCAACAAGCACCCTATTAAATCTGAGTGACGAGATCATTGATAAGTGCGAGAAAATGTACCCAAGTCTGCAGGAGGACATCGAGATTTTGAGTTTGCAGGACAACAGCGGCTGTGATCTAGACCCGGATTTCCTAATAAAGGACGTTTTCAACGTCAATAACGTCGTGAGAgttatcttgaaaaatgaaattgatcTGGATGATACGGCACCAGTGTCGCTTTACAGGTCGGTGAAGCGATCTAAATTGAACAATGGATCGCCTCACTCAGTGCAGTTGCAACAACAGATTCCCGCCTCTTCCGGTGTCCTCAGAAtcgcaaaaaaaaggccCCCAACAGCAACCACCGCCACGACGTCAACGACCATTCGCAGCGCCATTAATGGGTCTATGAGGATTTCCACACCTTTAGCTAGGCAAATATATCCTCCACCTTCTTCGAAGATCATGTCCAACAATTCGGAcgacgaagacgaagacgTTGGCGAGAGATCCTTCTTGCCGCCTCCGACACAGCCTCAGTCACCACCCATCAGAATTAGTTCGGGCATTGACGCtggtaaaaaaattaaatcaAGCATTATCGAGGAAGATATCGTATCTAGATCGGAAACCGTGGATCCGGACAAGTCAAAACAGCAACGTCTATTGTCCGGAACCCCCATAATGTCGACCATGACCCCCAACAGAGTCACTTTGACCGGACAAAGGGTGGTGTCTGAACATGCGCAGAAGAACGAATTGgttttttcagcttcagcatcctcttcttcttcctttgcTAATGCCGGCGCCGCGGCCCTTACAGTCCAGGACTCAAACAGGAAGCCATCTGTTACTACCCCAAGAATAACATCAGGAATGTTAAGAATCCCTGAGCCAAGAATCTCagagattgaaaaagaattaaagGAGGGTCCTTCCAGTCCTGCTTCCGTCCTGCCCGCCAAAGGTGCAAAAATCCCAATGAAGAAACCTTATTTGGAGAACGGTGAGAACTATGAGTCAGACGAAAGCTCAAGTAGCGAAAACCAAGAAACTCCCGAAACGGAACCCCATTCAAAAGCTTCCTTGCAACGTAGCCAAAGTTCAATTGCAGATAATAACGGCTCTCCCGTGAAAAACAGCCCTTTGGGTGATGTCATGCCACATAATGTTCATCTAGCGGAGCTTCCTAAGGCAGGTGGTACTGCCATCACCAAATTTTCGCACGGCGAATCCTccaaaaaacaacaagGGCATCAGCCACCGAGAAAAAGCTCACTGGAAACTatagtggaaaaaaaatcacagACGGAACCTTCTGCTACAGTGGAACCGAGAAGAATGACTAATTTCTCAGATGGCCGTCAAGGAAGGGAAAACGGCAATTCGAATGATAAGCTTTCGCAAAAGGAAAACCTGCCAACAATTGCTCATAGTATCCAACCAATACTTGCATCGTCCAACAAGCCTACTGGGAAAGAGAACCCACTGGGTAGCAAAGTCAATGTAAATGGACACACTCCAAAAGAAGCAGACGCTATCGTCAGCGACGCCGttgaagacgatgatgatgatgatgaagcaGACACTACCGTTCGTATTGTTCCTCAAGATTCCGATTCCTCCAGCTTCCCAAAATCAGAGcttttcaagatgataGAAGGTGACGGTACAGATCTTCCGCAATGGTTTAAAGGCAAAAATTCgagaagaatttttggTTCAGGTAATTCCAAGAATTCAAAGCCTTACACCACGGTTTTAAATAAAGACATAGACAATTCCAAACCAGATCCAAGAAATATTCTCCCTCAAAGAACTGCAAGAAGCGCGGCTAAGAGGGCAGCCCAATTATTAGCAGGAGCCAAGAAAAACGAGACACCAGGGAAAGTACCTGAAGACTCAAGTTCTGCAGGATCTACGGACAATGAATCGGAAAGTGGCATTGAAACAGACGTGTCATCAGAGGATgatctcaaaaaaaagaaaaatctacCATTGCCTAATGATGGGCCCAAAAACATCTCTTTGCATTCATTGAAAGGTAGCGTTGTCCCGCTGACAGATGCAAAGGTAAATAATAGTAAAGAAGCGgttgaagaaacaaataaCAAAAGGCCTAGTGTAAAAACTCCCCAGAATAAAATTGAGCCTGCCCCGAAGACAAGCGAGATTTCTGTAACCCATATTAAAATTAGTGAACAAATGGCCAAGAGCTTTTACCCAAATTCGaataagaaacaaaatgaaCGTACAAAGCCGCAAACTCAGGATGCACCACAGGCGATATCTTCTGCTGTTAGCAATACCCCTCCTGCAGCTACGAAGGCAAGCGCTTCTTCGACGGAAAAGGTAAATAACAAAACTGTGAAGCCCAAAACTAAGAATCTAGCCATACAACCCGATAATCAAAGCAAGGAAATATCTCCAAAGACAACAGAATCGAAAAGCGCAAATACTGATGGAGTTAAAGACTCAGGATCTaaagtggaaaagaaagcagaTGAATCCAAAGCAGCAGAAAGGACAACTGCTACCACATTCGGGGCCGGTGATTCAAACACGTTGAAGGAAGGTACAGCTTTGAAGGGCAAGCTTTTGAATCAGAATAAGGTGAATATTGTCAGCAACTTGAAAGAAGGCAGGCCCAAACCTGCTAAACCCAGTGCAAATGATaaattgaaggatttgAAGGCCAAATTTACCAACAGTAAAACGTTTGTGCCACCTGGTATAATTTctaatgaaaagaatgacTCTAGTTTAAGCAATGATGATTCTGAATCTTCTGGTTCCTCCACGGAAGACGAGTCCAGTTCgtcctcttcatcttctgatGGAGAAACTTCAACATCCAGAAAGGCCAGAAGAGTTGTTGTAAATACACCAAGAGAACCAGTCAGATCGTCATCATCCAAAGTTGAAGTTCATCCTTCATCTTTGAACCAAACAAACAACGCTACACCTAATAAGGTTCCAGTTACACAATTAATGGACATGTCGTCTCCGCCATCCGTAAGATCGAAGACCCCTTCAAACCCTTCTAGTATTCTTCATGATCTGCCAAGAAAAGTACGTCCTTCTTTGAGTTCATTATCTGATCTTGTTTCAAGGGGAATCCCGGACgtgaaggaaaaaactTCCAGATCAACTGGTAAATCACAACCAAAAGCTACTTCAAGTAGTGAAGATGAAGCGAGTCCCGGCGCAGGCTCTGATTCCAGCTCAGATTCCGTCTCTGACTCCAGCTCGAGTTCTAGTGGCTCTGATTTAGACTCAGACGACTCGGGTGATTCTTCAGACGATGGGAAAAGCTTCATCAGTGCAAAGTCTGCTAGTGCTGCTTTaggcaagaaaaagaaaccaagTGGTGGATTTGCATCCTTAATaaaagatttcaagaaaaaatgataccTTGATATCTAAGTATTATACATTTCATCGAAAGctaccaagaaaaaatataatcaaGCATATAAAAgtaataaataaatcaaaatttttcatgtaAACTAATTTATTCATCTCTACGATAATCAtgatcaattttttgagatAGATATTGGCATTCATATTAAGAAGTCATTCTGGTATTATATCGCAAAATGTcagaatattttttggGATTATTGTTTagtaatgattttttctttatgaaTTGGGAAAGTTTAGGTTTctaaaaaagagaaaatggTAATAATTACATACAAATTAGCTATttaaaaaatgcaaaataGAAATCCTTAGAAACAGAACGTTACAGAAATACCCTCAAACCTCAGCAAATTTATTGCTACCTCTAATAAAACCAATTGCCTCTTCTTTATTGACTTCAATAACAGTGGATATTTTATTCTCATACTTAACACGGAAAAACTTATCTGCAACTTGTAACATATCAGTTCTGAACGTTGTGCAAATGAACTGGGCATCGTTTGACAATTCTTTGATTAGTGTAGCTACGGCAGTCCTATACTGTTTGTCTAATGCAGCATCAATTTCGTCAAATAAGTAAAAGGAAGCGGGGTCAACCATTTGGATTGCTAAGATCAAAGCGATGGCACATACTGTCTTTTGACCGCCTGATAGTTGTTCGACATGCAGttgttcattttgtttcgaattaaaagaaacagaaatcGAAACGCCGGTGTACACCGTTTCCCCATCCCTGCTACTTGTTACTTTACTGGCATCGGCATCCATTTCAACGTCGGCACTGTCTGTCTGATCACCAACGTTTTCATTCCTGCGGTGGATAACCAATTTAGCAGTACCTCTGGGAACCAGTCTCTCGAAAACAgtctcaaaattttcagaaactTTCTGAAAAGTGGAATCAACTGCACTAAccttttgttgttttagCCTAACAATCAAGTCTTGAATAGAATTTTTAGATTCATCTAGCTCTGAAGCCCTTTCTGAAAGATCTTTGCGCTTTTCGTTGaacttcttgaaattttcaaaagctcTCTTATTTACATTCTTCAAACCTGAGATCTCAGTGTTCATATCgttcaatttttgtaaTAATTGATCGCTGGTGATGTCACTAAAATCGTTTATTAGAGCATCTTCCGGCAGTAGCCCGATTTCTCTTATTCTTTGCTGCAGTTCTTCCCTTCTACTAACCAATGTCGTTTTCTTAATCATTGTCTTCTCTacacttttttgaaaattgtcAAGCTTTTTCAGCAGTAAACGTTGTTGATTGTTTGCCTTTTCTAGTAActttttattattggtTTCTTCAGCAATGAGTGTTTCAATTTCACCTTGAACAGTACTTAATTCTAATGCAGCATCTTCATGCTGTTTCTCGGCACTTTCCATTTCTAATTgtaattctttcaattcatcTTGCAAACCTAAAATAAATGCATCACCAACTTCTGCCATTTTAGCTTCGAGATCATTTTCTTGCGGAATAAGTTTTGACTCTAATTCCGCATTCAACGAATCAATCGTTGAAGTTATACCTTCCAATGCGTCTGAAGTAACATCCAGTTTGTTATGCAATatgttgatttctttggtcAAGGACTCCAgcctttccttttcttcccttGAAAGTTCGCTATCGAAATCTTGGAgtaaatcatttttatatgtattcaacttttcttgGGCAAGACTTAGGTTTGTCTTCTGCCTTTCTAGCTTTAGCACAGTAGCGTTTAATGTTTCCTCCAGAATCAATTTTTCGTTCTTTTTAGTGTTTAGCGATGTTCTACAAATCTCAATGTTTGTCAAGACGGATTCTCTGTCATTAGAGACTCTTCTTATATTCCCGTTTACTTGGTCAATTATAGCATCAACATTATTCAATTCGTTTTTAACAACTTCTAATTCTCCAATTAATTTTTTGTGTTGATTCCTTGATTCATTTaagttcttcaatgaaTCCAAACGAGTTCTTTTGTGCTGGTCAAGATACCCACCTGTAAGTAGACCTCTTTTATCTGCTCT
Above is a window of Saccharomyces kudriavzevii IFO 1802 strain IFO1802 genome assembly, chromosome: 10 DNA encoding:
- the PRY3 gene encoding Pry3p (similar to Saccharomyces cerevisiae PRY3 (YJL078C); ancestral locus Anc_1.292): MLKFPISVLLGCLMAAKAQATFPNFETDVLNEHNKFRALHVDTVPLTWSDTLATYAQNYADQYDCSGILTHSDGPYGENLALGYTDTGAVDAWYGEISKYNYSDPGFSSSTGHFTQVVWKSSTQIGCGYKYCGTTWNNYVICSYNPPGNYLGEFAEEVEPLISTISSSSSLSSSTSSSSSTPAASSKISATSFSSVPTVAQGYTMLISSEISGSSKATSINPAKTAIASSSAAFTSSARATSSSKSLSALSSLTSASAPSDATSSGIALSSTASSSASSSAISTVTASSSSASSSASSTVAASSSSASSSASSTVAASSSSASSSASSTVAASSSSASSSASSTVAASSSSASSSASSTVAASSSSASSSASSTVAASSSSALSSAISTVAASSSSASSSASSTVAALSSTTSPTSSSGLTSSSANSVRFANTTRSSAGSTASMSASSSSLTIDATITSSSKKTTTSASEPVSSITSATNAAQYATRSEASSEDAAAPASRSSHTSLDSTATTHGTIVGAGLAIDSASLVTGATKASEAAVRSGASSEALTSVTTSASSSASNVISSGTHSENAPELASRVSYAAEYATIPTPSSATSSSTSASASGDAVNSSSIFEVASATTENSSTDTSTGTADATTTLASAADTSRSSIVTTKLASTDDAASSSSAISTDAAKNADRYKSSSATASVDGSSTTSASTPNITTATGTSKSAYSSAPHSTGTNIDFTVSTVTTTENKLVTNTLTASCSTNSSPAISSATTTEKTLVTNTITTSCSTLSGATTRTSDVTMSSLKTNPAVQTTSSSSITTILPENDDSAFSAIFTSANAATIVNPGKTSSTASHLNTSEKPNETASAKFTSNEDRATTTTTSQENDAASYAKPSSPITGTVITSSNNARSTTNQPKGSISHQTTSSIYTQLKHGTSTTAQLSAYEGAAAPASVFQCNHLPGTITAFVVAILFAF
- the NET1 gene encoding Net1p (similar to Saccharomyces cerevisiae NET1 (YJL076W) and TOF2 (YKR010C); ancestral locus Anc_1.294) — protein: MYKLQVVLVPPSLQATTPIQFGYGPTIAESSQLLPNRTSIAQSAGDASLQYANLRSANASFSPNYFNQPRYKKFLLFTKPTSTLLNLSDEIIDKCEKMYPSLQEDIEILSLQDNSGCDLDPDFLIKDVFNVNNVVRVILKNEIDLDDTAPVSLYRSVKRSKLNNGSPHSVQLQQQIPASSGVLRIAKKRPPTATTATTSTTIRSAINGSMRISTPLARQIYPPPSSKIMSNNSDDEDEDVGERSFLPPPTQPQSPPIRISSGIDAGKKIKSSIIEEDIVSRSETVDPDKSKQQRLLSGTPIMSTMTPNRVTLTGQRVVSEHAQKNELVFSASASSSSSFANAGAAALTVQDSNRKPSVTTPRITSGMLRIPEPRISEIEKELKEGPSSPASVLPAKGAKIPMKKPYLENGENYESDESSSSENQETPETEPHSKASLQRSQSSIADNNGSPVKNSPLGDVMPHNVHLAELPKAGGTAITKFSHGESSKKQQGHQPPRKSSLETIVEKKSQTEPSATVEPRRMTNFSDGRQGRENGNSNDKLSQKENLPTIAHSIQPILASSNKPTGKENPLGSKVNVNGHTPKEADAIVSDAVEDDDDDDEADTTVRIVPQDSDSSSFPKSELFKMIEGDGTDLPQWFKGKNSRRIFGSGNSKNSKPYTTVLNKDIDNSKPDPRNILPQRTARSAAKRAAQLLAGAKKNETPGKVPEDSSSAGSTDNESESGIETDVSSEDDLKKKKNLPLPNDGPKNISLHSLKGSVVPLTDAKVNNSKEAVEETNNKRPSVKTPQNKIEPAPKTSEISVTHIKISEQMAKSFYPNSNKKQNERTKPQTQDAPQAISSAVSNTPPAATKASASSTEKVNNKTVKPKTKNLAIQPDNQSKEISPKTTESKSANTDGVKDSGSKVEKKADESKAAERTTATTFGAGDSNTLKEGTALKGKLLNQNKVNIVSNLKEGRPKPAKPSANDKLKDLKAKFTNSKTFVPPGIISNEKNDSSLSNDDSESSGSSTEDESSSSSSSSDGETSTSRKARRVVVNTPREPVRSSSSKVEVHPSSLNQTNNATPNKVPVTQLMDMSSPPSVRSKTPSNPSSILHDLPRKVRPSLSSLSDLVSRGIPDVKEKTSRSTGKSQPKATSSSEDEASPGAGSDSSSDSVSDSSSSSSGSDLDSDDSGDSSDDGKSFISAKSASAALGKKKKPSGGFASLIKDFKKK